In one window of Kosmotoga arenicorallina S304 DNA:
- a CDS encoding inorganic phosphate transporter has protein sequence MFIALIPALFFGWSLGANDASNVFGTAVTNGIVKFRIATIISAVFIIIGALIDGPRGLETISSLSSQTLLSAAIASLSAAATVTLMTWLGLPVSSSQAMVGSILGIGILKANVQWHILVKVVLAWLGTPIGGIIFGFLGYKVFARYFNRIRSLRVQDLTIKVAAIIIGAYGSYALGGNNVANVTGIFAGIIPVELAALIGGISIAFGVLTFSKRVMLTVGKEIVALDSFSAVIAVFGESVTVWIYALIGVPVSTSQAIVGAVIGAGLARGSVNVNAKTIKRIVLGWLETPLVSGILAILLFSIARLFIR, from the coding sequence TTGTTCATAGCTCTTATTCCCGCGCTTTTTTTTGGATGGTCCTTAGGAGCAAATGATGCGTCAAATGTTTTCGGGACAGCTGTAACTAACGGAATTGTCAAATTCAGGATTGCAACAATTATTTCTGCCGTTTTTATAATAATTGGAGCTCTTATCGATGGTCCAAGAGGACTCGAAACAATAAGCAGCTTGAGTTCACAAACACTTCTTTCTGCAGCTATTGCGTCTTTATCTGCTGCAGCAACTGTTACTCTGATGACCTGGCTGGGACTGCCTGTTTCATCTTCGCAGGCTATGGTCGGTTCAATTCTCGGGATAGGGATTTTGAAAGCCAATGTTCAATGGCATATTTTGGTTAAGGTTGTACTTGCCTGGCTTGGAACTCCGATTGGTGGAATTATCTTCGGTTTTTTGGGATACAAAGTTTTTGCCCGTTATTTCAACAGGATTCGTTCGCTTCGTGTTCAAGATTTGACAATAAAAGTTGCTGCTATCATAATTGGGGCATATGGTTCATATGCTCTGGGTGGAAATAACGTTGCAAACGTTACTGGTATTTTCGCAGGCATAATCCCGGTAGAATTGGCTGCACTGATTGGTGGTATTAGTATAGCTTTTGGAGTACTTACATTCAGTAAAAGAGTAATGCTTACCGTGGGAAAAGAAATCGTGGCTCTTGACTCCTTTTCAGCTGTCATAGCTGTATTTGGCGAATCAGTCACTGTGTGGATTTATGCCTTAATTGGGGTGCCGGTTTCAACTTCCCAGGCGATAGTGGGTGCGGTAATTGGCGCGGGACTTGCAAGAGGTTCTGTAAACGTAAATGCGAAAACCATAAAAAGGATAGTTCTTGGCTGGCTTGAAACACCTCTCGTGTCAGGTATCCTTGCAATATTACTCTTTTCGATTGCACGTCTGTTTATAAGGTGA
- a CDS encoding ferritin family protein has translation MEKIRKILEVALNFEKSGQDFYRMNMEKVNQKLAKEIFKYLMNMEASHVKYIQSLIDELKDGKPLLQLQDYSDEMFEKRLQSQALSESTYKSDLADLSIFRMAYLIEKDFVEYYEKAAEKVEDESSKALFITLRDWEKRHAEMIKSLMEKIFEKHSLDLGFYG, from the coding sequence ATGGAAAAAATTCGTAAAATCTTAGAAGTTGCGCTCAATTTTGAAAAGTCCGGTCAGGATTTTTACAGAATGAACATGGAAAAAGTAAATCAAAAGCTCGCAAAGGAAATTTTCAAATACTTGATGAACATGGAAGCATCACATGTGAAGTATATCCAATCTCTAATTGATGAGCTGAAAGACGGAAAGCCCCTTTTACAACTGCAAGATTATAGCGACGAAATGTTTGAAAAGAGGTTACAGTCACAGGCGCTTTCTGAAAGTACATACAAAAGCGATTTGGCTGATTTATCAATATTCAGAATGGCATATCTAATTGAAAAAGACTTTGTGGAATATTATGAAAAGGCCGCTGAAAAAGTTGAAGATGAGTCATCAAAAGCACTTTTTATAACTTTGCGTGATTGGGAGAAAAGGCACGCTGAGATGATAAAATCTCTCATGGAAAAAATCTTTGAAAAACATTCTCTTGACTTAGGTTTTTATGGATAA
- a CDS encoding FAD-dependent oxidoreductase: MSVYETFKKSFWGPTIAWKRLFTKPVTIQVPRVYREASERYRGFHVNDWELCSGCSTCSKVCPTDAIKMVPVDIEVESGKKAQRPAIDYGRCSFCAMCVDICTTGSLNMTREYIHISDDANTFFFLPDETGIHHQEVPLGYQRDEASELLDLERVEMEELPADERVDSFIEYVKGYSREQAIAEASRCVDCELCVDVCPANMDIPRYIESVFKNDTSEGVEWIYKTNPLPGVCGRVCTHKCETACSIGNRGEPVAIRWLKRYIMDQESVEDIIKHSKENISKKGKGKIAIIGAGPSGLSASYYLSLMGYKVTIFEAKELPGGVMRYGIPRYRLPDEALDKDIDVIKALGVEIKCNTTVGKDITLTELKNKYDAVFLGTGFMLGRSTKVPGTDHEDVLMALPLLEKIRDYLRDPENSEKPPVPDSLIVIGGGNVAMDVARSIARLQRMEGKKVNVKVTSLESMEELPADLEEIVEGREEGIQFFPSRGPKEVIIENEKIKGLKTIACTRVFDDDGRFSPEFDESDVMTIDGEMIVEAIGQAPDYSYLPNELREKLEFVRGRLMVNEKGQTSIPWLFAGGDIVNGPDIIHGVADGHKAAVGIDEFLTREEG, from the coding sequence ATGAGCGTATATGAAACATTCAAAAAGTCATTTTGGGGACCTACAATAGCCTGGAAGAGGCTTTTCACAAAACCCGTTACCATACAGGTGCCCAGGGTTTATAGAGAAGCTTCAGAAAGGTATAGAGGCTTTCATGTGAATGATTGGGAGCTTTGTTCCGGATGTTCTACCTGTTCAAAGGTCTGTCCAACCGATGCAATAAAGATGGTGCCTGTTGATATCGAAGTGGAATCTGGAAAAAAAGCCCAAAGGCCTGCCATTGACTATGGAAGATGTTCCTTCTGCGCCATGTGTGTTGATATCTGTACAACAGGCTCTTTAAATATGACAAGGGAATATATACATATTTCTGATGATGCCAACACCTTCTTTTTCTTGCCAGATGAAACAGGAATTCATCATCAGGAAGTTCCTCTGGGGTATCAACGTGATGAAGCTTCTGAACTACTTGATCTCGAACGTGTTGAGATGGAAGAGCTCCCGGCAGATGAGAGGGTTGACTCTTTTATTGAGTATGTGAAAGGCTATTCAAGGGAACAGGCAATTGCCGAAGCCTCACGCTGTGTGGACTGTGAACTGTGCGTGGATGTGTGCCCTGCAAACATGGATATCCCGAGATACATTGAGAGTGTCTTTAAAAATGATACTTCAGAAGGTGTAGAGTGGATATACAAAACCAACCCTTTACCTGGAGTATGCGGACGCGTATGCACCCATAAATGTGAGACAGCCTGTTCCATTGGCAACAGGGGCGAACCAGTGGCCATCAGATGGCTCAAACGGTACATTATGGATCAGGAAAGCGTAGAAGATATTATTAAGCATTCCAAAGAAAATATTTCTAAAAAGGGCAAAGGCAAAATTGCAATCATCGGTGCAGGACCCTCTGGTCTTTCTGCTTCCTATTATCTCTCGCTTATGGGTTATAAAGTAACAATATTTGAAGCAAAGGAATTGCCCGGTGGTGTCATGAGATATGGTATTCCCCGTTACAGACTCCCCGATGAAGCTCTTGACAAAGACATTGACGTTATTAAAGCTCTTGGAGTTGAAATCAAATGTAATACAACCGTTGGTAAGGATATAACTCTTACCGAACTCAAGAATAAGTATGACGCTGTTTTTCTTGGGACTGGGTTTATGCTTGGCAGGTCGACAAAAGTTCCGGGTACGGATCACGAAGATGTGCTTATGGCTCTTCCACTCCTTGAAAAAATCCGTGATTATTTACGTGACCCAGAGAATTCCGAAAAGCCACCGGTACCTGATAGTCTGATAGTAATTGGCGGCGGAAATGTTGCAATGGATGTGGCAAGAAGCATAGCAAGGCTTCAGCGCATGGAAGGCAAAAAAGTTAATGTCAAAGTGACTTCTCTTGAATCCATGGAAGAGCTCCCTGCTGATCTTGAAGAAATTGTTGAGGGAAGAGAAGAAGGTATACAATTTTTCCCATCAAGAGGCCCAAAAGAAGTCATAATAGAAAATGAAAAAATAAAGGGATTAAAAACCATTGCCTGTACGAGAGTCTTTGATGACGATGGACGTTTCAGCCCTGAATTCGATGAATCCGATGTTATGACTATTGATGGCGAAATGATTGTAGAAGCCATAGGGCAAGCTCCCGATTATTCTTATTTGCCAAATGAATTGAGGGAAAAGCTCGAGTTTGTCAGGGGAAGGCTAATGGTAAACGAGAAAGGCCAGACATCAATTCCCTGGCTCTTCGCAGGCGGAGATATCGTAAATGGGCCTGATATAATTCACGGTGTGGCAGATGGCCACAAAGCAGCTGTTGGGATTGATGAATTCCTCACTCGCGAGGAGGGGTAG
- a CDS encoding NADH-quinone oxidoreductase subunit D, whose translation MSKEVKLFLGPNHPGMHGNSSVHLYVEGDTVVKARLVPGFLHRGFEKLMEKRLWFQNLALIPRICVPEPDINEMVFAMAIESLTKTEIPERAHWIRMIILELARIASHLMAMGGIGGATGLYTMPYWTMPDRDRILDIFEKITGARIYHMYIIPGGVRKDLPGGIEKEILAVLDYLESRKPEYENLLLKHRVIRTRTKGIAKLTKEEALEMGVTGVGLRATGLPYDIRKIDPYARYDKVEFSVPTATEGDAYARFTLKYLEVQQSINIIRQCIDMMPKEGPVNIKFTRGSALRLRVPAGSIYCHVESSRGEYGYFVVSDGGEMPYRIHVRGASYPQGLYGVESKLPGTRLEDVALWLGTMDFCSPEIDR comes from the coding sequence ATGAGTAAAGAAGTAAAACTATTTCTGGGTCCCAATCATCCAGGAATGCACGGAAATTCAAGCGTTCACCTGTATGTTGAAGGTGACACAGTGGTAAAAGCCAGATTGGTTCCTGGATTTTTGCATAGAGGCTTTGAAAAGCTCATGGAAAAGCGCCTGTGGTTCCAAAACCTTGCGTTGATTCCCCGAATATGTGTTCCTGAGCCCGATATCAACGAGATGGTATTTGCAATGGCTATTGAATCTTTAACCAAAACTGAGATCCCCGAAAGGGCTCACTGGATAAGGATGATAATTCTCGAACTTGCCAGAATCGCTTCACACCTGATGGCCATGGGAGGTATAGGAGGAGCAACCGGTCTTTATACTATGCCTTACTGGACAATGCCTGATAGGGACAGAATTTTGGATATATTTGAAAAGATCACCGGCGCAAGAATATATCACATGTACATAATTCCCGGAGGAGTAAGAAAAGATCTTCCCGGGGGTATTGAAAAGGAAATACTCGCAGTCCTCGATTATCTCGAAAGTAGAAAGCCTGAATACGAAAATCTTCTCCTTAAACACAGAGTGATAAGAACAAGAACAAAAGGAATCGCAAAATTGACGAAAGAAGAAGCCCTTGAAATGGGAGTTACCGGCGTTGGTTTGAGGGCAACAGGTCTTCCGTACGATATAAGGAAGATAGATCCCTATGCCAGATATGATAAAGTCGAATTCTCAGTGCCTACTGCAACTGAAGGTGATGCGTACGCGAGATTCACGCTTAAATACCTTGAAGTCCAGCAGAGTATCAATATTATTAGGCAATGTATTGACATGATGCCAAAAGAAGGTCCCGTAAATATCAAGTTCACGCGAGGTAGCGCTTTGAGATTGCGCGTTCCGGCAGGAAGTATTTATTGCCATGTTGAATCATCAAGAGGTGAATATGGTTACTTCGTTGTTTCAGATGGCGGAGAGATGCCATATCGAATCCATGTGCGCGGCGCTTCTTACCCTCAGGGGCTTTATGGTGTTGAAAGCAAACTTCCGGGAACAAGGCTTGAAGATGTGGCGCTCTGGCTGGGTACTATGGACTTCTGTTCGCCGGAAATCGACAGGTGA
- a CDS encoding NADH-quinone oxidoreductase subunit C yields the protein MNSMNKKIFNEIKAIFKNIEFTDIDERKYSVIIPKEKAVSFLETLKRKGFSHMSLITCIDWIAEKEFEIVYTLFNWETGTTLMVKTRVDRDNPILPTVMEIWPTAKYYERDIHEFFGVKFEGNPDLRPLILEKWEEIPPMRKDFDSAKYSKEHFPDRAYDVDFLLEGSESNE from the coding sequence ATGAATTCCATGAATAAGAAGATATTCAATGAAATAAAGGCAATCTTTAAAAATATTGAGTTCACTGATATCGACGAGAGGAAGTATTCGGTAATTATTCCAAAAGAAAAGGCGGTGTCTTTCCTTGAAACGCTAAAAAGGAAAGGATTCTCCCATATGTCTCTGATAACATGCATTGACTGGATTGCCGAAAAAGAATTCGAAATTGTGTACACACTGTTCAACTGGGAAACCGGAACCACTCTCATGGTAAAGACCCGTGTTGATCGAGATAACCCCATTTTGCCAACGGTTATGGAAATTTGGCCTACGGCGAAATATTACGAGAGGGATATTCATGAATTCTTCGGTGTCAAATTCGAAGGCAATCCTGACCTTAGACCCCTGATCCTTGAAAAATGGGAAGAAATACCCCCAATGAGAAAAGATTTTGATTCTGCTAAATATTCGAAGGAGCATTTCCCCGACAGAGCTTATGATGTTGATTTTCTGTTAGAAGGAAGTGAGAGTAATGAGTAA
- a CDS encoding NuoB/complex I 20 kDa subunit family protein, with translation MTKQQSAWEKVANMLRARSLWMLYYCTGCGAIELPPTMTSRFDMERFGIGPMATPRQADILLITGYLSTKTLRRVVYTYEQMQAPKYIVGFGSCTLNGGIYYDSYATINKLDLYIPVDLYLAGCMPRPEAIVTGFKKLMEKIDKGEADGWKRYQENYEWYKKNQLDALGEVYIHDEFHE, from the coding sequence ATGACGAAACAGCAATCAGCCTGGGAAAAAGTCGCCAATATGCTTAGAGCCAGATCACTATGGATGCTTTATTACTGTACTGGCTGTGGTGCTATTGAGCTTCCACCGACTATGACATCAAGATTCGATATGGAGCGCTTTGGAATCGGCCCGATGGCTACACCCAGGCAAGCGGATATCCTTCTGATAACAGGTTATTTGAGCACCAAAACACTGAGAAGGGTTGTTTATACATACGAGCAAATGCAAGCACCAAAGTATATAGTGGGCTTTGGTTCATGCACCCTGAACGGCGGTATTTACTACGACTCATACGCGACTATCAATAAATTGGATCTTTATATCCCGGTCGACCTGTATCTCGCGGGTTGTATGCCCAGACCCGAAGCAATAGTTACAGGATTCAAAAAACTCATGGAGAAGATTGACAAAGGCGAAGCTGATGGATGGAAAAGATACCAGGAGAACTATGAATGGTACAAGAAAAATCAGCTTGATGCTCTTGGGGAGGTGTACATCCACGATGAATTCCATGAATAA
- a CDS encoding respiratory chain complex I subunit 1 family protein — translation MSILKGAALLILAFFYTVTLEGIARKITARIQRRYGPPFWQNFIDIFKALTKHSISHGFIFDFGVLMAFGGTIATVLFIPAGNLVVFPGLDNVFVVIYLLAIGLLGMAMSSVGSGNPNAGIGIGRALTQMLGYELPFMIVLVGVFFQYKNSSLSDLVNIQIESGQYNAWLMPLGAVVAFISLLGMLGKKPFDVFIAPAEIASGPLVEYSGKYLGMLLIQHSFAVFIEIGLFVNLFLGGGRTIWEFLVKFFAVFFLAVIISSIMPRFRVEQAVKFYWKWPLILSFVQTIIVIVSAGR, via the coding sequence ATGTCTATACTTAAAGGTGCAGCATTACTCATATTGGCATTTTTCTATACAGTTACTCTCGAAGGGATTGCAAGGAAAATAACCGCACGTATTCAAAGAAGGTATGGTCCTCCCTTCTGGCAGAACTTTATCGATATTTTCAAAGCTCTTACAAAGCATTCGATTTCACATGGATTTATCTTTGATTTCGGAGTTTTGATGGCCTTTGGTGGAACTATTGCAACTGTCCTGTTTATCCCGGCAGGCAATTTGGTTGTTTTTCCTGGTCTGGATAACGTTTTCGTGGTTATCTATCTGCTAGCAATCGGGTTGCTTGGCATGGCAATGTCTTCGGTCGGATCCGGTAATCCCAATGCTGGTATAGGTATTGGCCGTGCGTTAACCCAGATGCTTGGTTATGAATTGCCCTTTATGATTGTGCTTGTGGGTGTGTTTTTCCAGTACAAGAATTCATCCTTATCCGACCTTGTGAATATTCAAATAGAATCCGGGCAATACAATGCCTGGTTAATGCCGCTTGGGGCAGTGGTTGCTTTCATTTCATTGCTGGGTATGTTGGGAAAGAAGCCTTTCGACGTGTTCATAGCGCCTGCTGAAATAGCTTCCGGCCCTTTAGTTGAATACAGCGGAAAATACCTCGGCATGCTTTTAATTCAGCACTCATTTGCCGTGTTTATTGAAATCGGCTTATTTGTAAATCTCTTTCTTGGAGGTGGAAGAACCATCTGGGAATTTTTGGTGAAGTTTTTTGCCGTGTTCTTCCTTGCCGTTATCATTTCGTCAATAATGCCTCGTTTTAGAGTTGAACAAGCCGTGAAATTTTACTGGAAATGGCCATTGATATTGTCTTTTGTCCAAACAATAATCGTTATCGTGTCAGCAGGGAGGTGA